A window of Micromonospora sp. WMMC415 genomic DNA:
GGTTCACCAGGGCGGCGGTCTTGCTGGCCATCAGGTCCCGGACGTCCATCACCGGGCCGAGGTCCATCACGACCGGGCTGCGGTGCCGGTCGAGGCGGGCCAGACTGAGCCGCAGCTGCCGCCCGTCCCGGCTCACCACGAAGTCCCGCAGATCCCGGTCGAAGCCGTCGAACAGCCCGGCCAGCTCACTGTCCGGATCCGCGTCCTCCACGACGAAACCGGCGCGCTCCAACGCCACCCGGACGTCCCCGGCCGCTGCCGCGGCGGCCCCCTCGACGTCGGCGAACAGGTCCACGTCCTCGGTCGGGCGGGTCACCAGCCCGTGGGCCGCCCACGCCACGCCACCGCCCAGCACGAACCGGTGCGGCCCGGCCGCCGACAGAGCCAGCCGGGCCACCTCCCGGTAGAACCCGTGCAGGTGCGCGGTGGTCACGCCGTACGGAGACCGGGGTGACGGCTCTCCCACGCCTGGCGTACGCCTCGCGGCAGGTTGAGCAACCGCCACACCCGTCGCAACGTCCGGCCGTTGATCAGATCGCGAAGATCGTCGGTGCGGGTGGTCTCCCGCAGGACGTTCTCGTACATCCACAGCAACTGGTCCGGGTCGCCCAGGTCGAAGCGGCGGTCCGGGCACCACATCAGCCGTACCGGCAGCTCGACGACGCCCCGGGTCGGGCCGGCCAGCTCGGCGAGCGTACGGGCCACCACAGCGGGTCGGCCGGGCCGTGCCTGATGGGGCACGCCGGCTGCCGTGGGGGAGAGGCCCTGCATGGTGTCAGCGTAACGCCAGACTGGCCGGGTGGGTGGTGTCGGCTCAGCCCTGTTCCGTGGCGAGATCTTGGAAGGGTTTGGCCCCTGGAGGGGCCGAATTCTTCCATGATCTCGATGCGTCCCCTGCGCCGGCTGGGTGGTATGTCCGGTTGGTCTGTGCCGTGTCAGGCCCGGGTGTCTGGTTTGGGGGTGGTCGGCGGCATGGTGGGGGTGGAATGGTGGCGGGGGCGGGGTCGTTACATCACCTGGACGATCGAGCAGCGCCCCGCCTTGATGGCAGGGCGAGCGGCCCCGGAATGATGGCGGGCCGGCGGTCGTTACATCTGGTCCCGGCATCACGAGCGCCGCCCACCCCGCAGGGTGTGGCCTGCGGATCCCCCGGGTTGCCGGTCTTGGTTGCACCCGTCTGGTCCACCCCCTGGGCCGTGGACGGGATCCCCCGAAGTCTTTCGAGTGCCTGAGTGGTGCTCGCACCCCGCCGTGGTCCCCCTCGTGGTGGTGGTGTCGATCCCCCGAATGGAGCTTGGTGATGAACACGATGCTGCGTAAGAGCGTTCTGGGTGTTGCTGGTCTGGCGTTCGCCACCGGTGTGTTCGCCGGCCCCGCTCACGCCGCCCCCGTGGTGGAGTCGAAGCCGGTGGCCGTCGCGGTGCTGGCCGACAAGCCCGACACCGGCAAGCTGATTCCGCACGGTGTGCAGGGCAAGCAGTCGCGTGTCGACCTGGACGACGAGCAGGTCGCGAATGTGAAGGCGATCATCGCGGCGACGAAGAAGGCCGGCATGGACGAGCGGGCCGCCGTGGTGGCCATCGCGACCGCGTTGCAGGAGTCGAAGCTGGTCAACCTGGGTCACCTGGGTGAGCGCAACGACCACGACTCGCAGGGCCTGTTCCAGCAGCGCCCGTCCAGCGGGTGGGGCACGGTCGAGCAGATCACCGACCCCGAATACTCCACGCTGGCGTTCCTGAAGGGTCTCAAGCAGGTCGACGGTTGGCAGGACATGCCGCTGACCAAGGCCGCCCAGACGGTGCAGGTGTCGGCCTACCCGTTCCACTACGCCCAGTGGGAGACCCAGGCCGCCGACCTCGTCGCCGAGCACTGGAACAACTGACCCACAGTCTTTCCTCGACAGGGGGAACCAAGCCGCTGGCCGGCACCCGAAATCCGGGTGCCGGCCAGCGGTGTATCCGCACCCCCGCGCCGGACGTGGTCGTGGTCACCAGGGTGGGTGGAACAGGAGGGCGGGGTAGCGTGTTGAGTCGGGTGTCGGTGTGTCCAGTGTCCCCGGGCCTCACCTTAAATGCCGTCGCGGAATACCAGTCCGGCTGGAGCCGCCACGCGCCACTCGCCGAGAGGCGACCTGCACACCGACACCCCAGCGCCGCCCCCGAGCCCACACCGGGCCCGGGGGCGGCACTGCCTCCACAGCAGGAAACCCCGCCCGGCCCGGGCGGTCCCGGTATCCGAGGTAATCGCGGTGGTCGGGGTCGCGAGTGTCGGTCGGCTGCCCTAAGGTTCGAGGGGTCGGGGTCGGCGCCGGGAGGGGGTGGCGCGGTGGGTCTGCGGACCTTCATCGAGGGCTGGCCGGTCTACCGGCAGCTCACCGGCACCGATCCGCTCGGCCGGGGTGCCGCGGCGCAGTCGAAGCGATCGGCGGAGCTGACCGCCCGCACGGAGACCGCGGACCGGGTGGCCCGCTCGGTGTGTCCGTACTGCGCGGTTGGCTGCGGGCAGCGGGTCTACGTCAAGGACGAGCAGGTCGTCCAGATCGAGGGCGACGCGGACAGCCCGATCTCCCGCGGCCGGCTCTGCCCGAAGGGTTCGGCCAGCAAGAGCCTGGTCACGAGTCCGTTGCGGGAGACGAAGGTCCGTTACCGCCGGCCGTACGGCACGGAGTGGGAGGATCTGGATCTCGACGTCGCGCTCGACATGATCGCCGACCGGGTCCTCGCCGCCCGTGAGCAGACCTGGGAGGACGTCGACAGCGAGGGCCGGCCGTTGAACCGGACGCTGGGCATCTCCAGCCTGGGCGGGGCGACCCTGGACAACGAGGAGAATTACCTCATCAAGAAGTTGTTCACCGCGATGGGGGCGCTCCAGATCGAGAACCAGGCGCGCATTTGACACTCCGCCACCGTCCCCGGTCTGGGGACCAGCTTCGGTCGCGGTGGGGCGACGGATTTCCAGCAGGCGCTCTCGCGCTCTGACGTCATCGTCATCCAGGGTTCGAACATGGCCGAGGCCCATCCGGTGGGCTTCCAGTGGGTGATGGAGGCGAAGAAGCGCGGCGCGAAGGTCTTCCACGTCGATCCGCGGTTCACCCGCACCAGCGCGCTCGCCGACACGTACCTGCCGATCCGCGCGGGCACCGACATCGCCCTGCTCGGCGGGGTGGTGCGCTACATCCTGGAGAACGAGCTTGACTTCCGGGAGTACGTGCTGGCTTACACCAATGCGGCGACGGTCGTCAGCGAGCACTTCGTCGACGCCGAGGACCTGGACGGGCTCTTCTCGGGCTTCAGCCGGGAGACGCGCGCGTACGACCAGACCACCTGGCAGTACGCGGGCCAGGAGCGGGACGGCGGGATCGAGGACACGGGCCGGGAGCGGGACAGCGCTGCCGGCCTGCGCCACGAGTCGCACGGTATGCCGGTGGCGGCCGTCGCCATGCGGGACGAGACGTTGCAGCATCCGCGTTGCGTCTACCAGATCCTCAAGCGTCACTTCGCCCGCTACACGCCGGAGATGGTGGAGCGGGTCTGCGGCGTCCCGCAGGAGAAGTTCCTCGAGCTGGCCCGGGCCTGGACGGAGAACTCCGGGCGGGAGCGGACCGGCGCGCTCGTCTACTCGGTGGGCTGGACGCAGCACAGTGTCGGCGTGCAGTACATCCGTACCGGGGCGATCATCCAGTTGCTGCTGGGCAACGTGGGGCGACCCGGTGGCGGCGTCCTGGCGCTGCGGGGGCACGCCAGCATCCAGGGCTCGACGGACATCCCGACGCTGTTCAACCTGCTTCCCGGCTACCTGCCGATGCCGCACCACGCCAGTCACCCCACCTTCCAGCAGTGGGTGGACAGCATCCGCCACCCGGGGCAGAAGGGCTACTGGGCGAACGCGCGGGCGTACGCCGCCAGCCTGCTCAAGGCGTACTGGGGGGACGCGGCGACGCCGGAGAACGACTTCTGTTACGGCTACCTGCCGCGGATGACCGGCGATCACGGCACGTACCAGCAGGTGCTGAACATGATCGACGGCAAGGTCAAGGGGTACTTCCTGCTCGGTCAGAACCCGGCGGTCGGCTCGGCGCACGGCAAGGCGCAGCGCCTCGGCATGGCGAACCTCGACTGGCTGGTGGTCCGCGACCTGTTCATGATCGAGAGCGCGACGTTCTGGCGGAACAGCCCGGAGGTGGAGACCGGTGAGATCGTGCCGGAGGAGTGCCGCACCGAGGTCTTCTTCCTGCCGGCCGCGTCGCATGTGGAGAAGGAGGGCACCTTCACGCAGACCCAGCGGGTGCTGCAGTGGCGGGAGAAGGCGGTCGAGCCGCCGGGTGACGCCCGCTCGGAGTTGTGGTTCTTCTACCACCTGGGGCGGCGGCTGCGGGAGCGGCTGGCCGGCTCCGACAGGCCGCGCGACCGGGCCCTGCTGGACCTCGCGTGGGACTACCCCACGCACGGTCCGCACGCGGAGCCGAGCGCCGACGCGGTGCTGCGCGAGATCAACGGGTACGAGGTGGCCACCGGCCGTCTGTTGCCGTCGTTCACCGAGGCCCGCGACGACGGTTCCACCGCGATCGGCTGCTGGATCTACACCGGCGTCTACCAGGACGGGGTCAACCAGGCCGCGCGCCGCAAGCCGCGGCACGAGCAGGACTGGGTGGCCGCCGAGTGGGGCTGGGCCTGGCCGGCGAACCGGCGCACCCTCTACAACCGTGCCTCCGCCGACCCGGAGGGTCGGCCGTGGAGCGAGCGCAAGAAGTACGTCTGGTGGGACGCCGGCAAGGGCGAGTGGACCGGCTACGACGTGCCGGACTTCGAGCGGACGAAGCCGCCGTCGTACCGGCCGCCGCCGGGTGCCGCGGGTGTGGAGGCGATCTCCGGCGACGACGCGTTCATCATGCAGGGGGACGGCAAGGGCTGGCTGTACGCGCCCAGCGGCGTCCTCGACGGGCCGTTGCCGACGCACTACGAACCGCCCGAGTCGCCGATGCGCAACCTGATGTACGGGCAGCAGGGCAACCCGATGCGCAAGATCTACCACCATCCGGTGAACCGGATCAATCCCAGCCCGCCGGAGCCGCACAGCCAGGTCTACCCGTACGTGTTCACCGTCAGCCGGCTCACCGAGCACCACACCGCCGGTGGGATGAGCCGGTTCGTCCGGCCGCTGGCCGAGTTGCAGCCGGAGATGTTCGTGGAGGTGTCGCCGGAGCTGGCCGTCGAGGTCGGGCTGGCGCACCTGAGCTGGGCGCACCTGGTCAGCGGTCGCGCGGTGATCGAGGCCAAGGTGCTGGTGACCGACCGGCTCACACCGCTGCGGGTCGAGGGCCGGGTGATCCACCAGGTCTGGTTGCCGTACCACTTCGGCCGTCAGGGGATGGTGACCGGCGATTCGGTCAACGACCTGTTCGGGATCAGCCTCGACCCGAACGTGCTCATCCAGGAGAGCAAGGTGGGTACCTGCGACATCCGACCGGGCCGGCGGCCCACCGGGCCGCCGCTGCTCCACCTGGTCGCCGAGTATCAGCGTCGGGCCGGGTTGACCGGGGAGCGGAGCGTGCCGATCGTCACCACCGACGCCGGCACGGACGGGGGGCAGGTATGACGATGTTGGAGGGCGACAGCCTCCACGGGCCGCTCGACCCCGCCGCGGACGCCGGGTGGACCGCGGCGCCACCACGGATGGGCTTTTTCACCGACACGAGCGTCTGCATCGGCTGCAAGGCCTGCGAGGTGGCCTGCAAGGAGTGGAACGGCGTGCCCGCCTCCGGTTTCGACCTGCTCGGCATGTCGTACGACAACACCGGCGCGCTGACCGCGAACTCGTGGCGGCACGTGGCGTTCATCGAGCAGCCCCGGCCGGCCGGGCACCGGACGCCGCCGTTCGCGGGCAACCCGACCGGGGCCGCGGTGA
This region includes:
- the fdh gene encoding formate dehydrogenase, whose amino-acid sequence is MGLRTFIEGWPVYRQLTGTDPLGRGAAAQSKRSAELTARTETADRVARSVCPYCAVGCGQRVYVKDEQVVQIEGDADSPISRGRLCPKGSASKSLVTSPLRETKVRYRRPYGTEWEDLDLDVALDMIADRVLAAREQTWEDVDSEGRPLNRTLGISSLGGATLDNEENYLIKKLFTAMGALQIENQARIUHSATVPGLGTSFGRGGATDFQQALSRSDVIVIQGSNMAEAHPVGFQWVMEAKKRGAKVFHVDPRFTRTSALADTYLPIRAGTDIALLGGVVRYILENELDFREYVLAYTNAATVVSEHFVDAEDLDGLFSGFSRETRAYDQTTWQYAGQERDGGIEDTGRERDSAAGLRHESHGMPVAAVAMRDETLQHPRCVYQILKRHFARYTPEMVERVCGVPQEKFLELARAWTENSGRERTGALVYSVGWTQHSVGVQYIRTGAIIQLLLGNVGRPGGGVLALRGHASIQGSTDIPTLFNLLPGYLPMPHHASHPTFQQWVDSIRHPGQKGYWANARAYAASLLKAYWGDAATPENDFCYGYLPRMTGDHGTYQQVLNMIDGKVKGYFLLGQNPAVGSAHGKAQRLGMANLDWLVVRDLFMIESATFWRNSPEVETGEIVPEECRTEVFFLPAASHVEKEGTFTQTQRVLQWREKAVEPPGDARSELWFFYHLGRRLRERLAGSDRPRDRALLDLAWDYPTHGPHAEPSADAVLREINGYEVATGRLLPSFTEARDDGSTAIGCWIYTGVYQDGVNQAARRKPRHEQDWVAAEWGWAWPANRRTLYNRASADPEGRPWSERKKYVWWDAGKGEWTGYDVPDFERTKPPSYRPPPGAAGVEAISGDDAFIMQGDGKGWLYAPSGVLDGPLPTHYEPPESPMRNLMYGQQGNPMRKIYHHPVNRINPSPPEPHSQVYPYVFTVSRLTEHHTAGGMSRFVRPLAELQPEMFVEVSPELAVEVGLAHLSWAHLVSGRAVIEAKVLVTDRLTPLRVEGRVIHQVWLPYHFGRQGMVTGDSVNDLFGISLDPNVLIQESKVGTCDIRPGRRPTGPPLLHLVAEYQRRAGLTGERSVPIVTTDAGTDGGQV
- a CDS encoding nucleotidyl transferase AbiEii/AbiGii toxin family protein, whose product is MTTAHLHGFYREVARLALSAAGPHRFVLGGGVAWAAHGLVTRPTEDVDLFADVEGAAAAAAGDVRVALERAGFVVEDADPDSELAGLFDGFDRDLRDFVVSRDGRQLRLSLARLDRHRSPVVMDLGPVMDVRDLMASKTAALVNRREVRDYIDVAAALDRHDVAELLALAWQLDPGLDPADVRDAGRYLDRLPDARFARYGLGAARVAHVRSRFTTWPR